A genomic window from Candidatus Glassbacteria bacterium includes:
- a CDS encoding NUDIX hydrolase, translating to MLCGYGTGLVTDTGIERTVKVAGGARVISSERVLVGKLIEVYVDEIVEDHAPRQSRREVVRASAASAVVPVTESGGIVLVRHYRYAVDESLWEIPAGMRDPGEDAAECAARELAEETGYRAGRVSLLTRLRTTPGFCDEIIDLFSAHELAPGNPDPDPMEHFEVAEFGIEQIRRMIAAGEITDAKTIAGVLIVAAGIGCGA from the coding sequence ATCCTGTGCGGATATGGAACCGGACTGGTAACGGATACGGGGATAGAAAGGACAGTGAAAGTGGCCGGTGGAGCCAGAGTAATCTCGAGCGAACGGGTGCTGGTCGGTAAGCTGATTGAGGTCTACGTGGACGAGATCGTCGAAGACCACGCTCCGCGGCAGTCGCGGCGGGAGGTGGTCCGAGCCAGCGCGGCCAGCGCGGTGGTGCCTGTCACGGAAAGCGGCGGGATCGTGCTGGTCCGCCACTACCGCTACGCAGTCGATGAGAGCCTGTGGGAAATCCCCGCCGGGATGCGCGATCCGGGCGAGGACGCCGCGGAGTGCGCCGCGCGCGAGTTGGCCGAGGAAACCGGTTACCGGGCCGGCAGGGTCAGTCTGCTCACCCGCCTGCGCACAACTCCGGGGTTCTGTGATGAGATAATCGACCTGTTCAGCGCCCACGAACTGGCTCCCGGCAATCCCGATCCGGACCCGATGGAGCATTTCGAGGTCGCCGAGTTCGGGATCGAGCAGATCAGGCGGATGATCGCTGCCGGCGAGATCACCGACGCCAAGACTATCGCCGGCGTGCTGATCGTGGCCGCCGGTATCGGGTGTGGCGCTTAA
- a CDS encoding serine hydrolase — protein sequence MSMEVSMLRPLAVLMPLLALTALISCAPETSETEKAEQLAPAEYFPPPEREGGWRVNTEPGFVRSLGLDPEALEEFGQYNLSVPSSNWQPYAAHKGIIVIKDGWIVGEWYNVPEAKDFRTYLSSNGKSFAIACFGVMAEDSRLDRIPFEIDRESKVYDPRWLPGGFPLSDPGKEEITFEMIFRHTSGLAPERDAAGGDHEQGRNEWTWYPDWIVGHDDAWPVTGKLVFDPGHPEQWAGQDEWGMVDAAYSSVAFGHVGLVLSSVYGVPAWRFLWERLCRPIGFSGLDFHGPPEPEADIRWFSAGALRMTPRDYARFAYLLLGDGRWGSEQLVPAEFLRSFRETAKYPNMKSNADGLFGEQFPPDMFRIAGSGLNWAYIIPSQNLIALRTGRGHNAMWDEVRTGFLERLGRVMGE from the coding sequence ATGTCGATGGAGGTCTCCATGCTCCGCCCGCTCGCTGTCCTGATGCCGCTGCTCGCCTTGACTGCGCTGATCTCCTGCGCGCCGGAAACCTCAGAGACTGAAAAAGCCGAACAGCTCGCCCCGGCAGAATATTTCCCGCCCCCGGAGCGCGAGGGCGGCTGGCGGGTCAACACCGAACCCGGGTTCGTGCGCTCGCTGGGGCTGGACCCGGAAGCGCTGGAGGAGTTCGGGCAATATAACCTGAGCGTACCCTCCAGCAACTGGCAGCCCTACGCCGCGCACAAGGGTATTATCGTGATCAAGGACGGCTGGATTGTGGGCGAGTGGTACAACGTCCCGGAGGCGAAAGACTTCCGCACCTACCTGTCGTCCAACGGCAAAAGCTTCGCGATCGCCTGTTTCGGGGTGATGGCCGAGGACAGCCGGCTCGACAGAATCCCGTTCGAGATCGACCGTGAGAGCAAGGTCTACGACCCGCGCTGGCTCCCCGGCGGGTTCCCGCTGTCCGACCCGGGGAAAGAGGAAATCACTTTCGAGATGATTTTCCGCCACACCTCGGGCCTGGCGCCTGAGCGCGACGCCGCCGGGGGCGACCACGAGCAGGGCCGCAACGAGTGGACCTGGTACCCCGACTGGATAGTGGGCCACGACGACGCCTGGCCGGTGACCGGTAAGCTGGTGTTCGATCCGGGCCACCCGGAGCAATGGGCCGGACAGGACGAGTGGGGGATGGTGGACGCCGCCTATTCCAGTGTCGCGTTCGGCCATGTCGGGCTGGTGCTGTCCAGCGTGTACGGGGTCCCGGCCTGGCGGTTTCTGTGGGAGCGGCTGTGCAGGCCGATCGGCTTTTCCGGCCTGGATTTCCACGGCCCCCCGGAGCCTGAGGCGGATATCCGCTGGTTCAGCGCCGGCGCCCTGCGGATGACCCCGCGCGACTACGCGCGGTTCGCCTACCTGCTGCTGGGCGACGGCCGCTGGGGGAGCGAGCAGCTTGTCCCGGCGGAATTCCTGCGCTCGTTCCGGGAAACGGCAAAATACCCCAACATGAAAAGCAACGCGGACGGACTTTTCGGAGAACAGTTCCCGCCGGACATGTTCCGGATCGCCGGCAGCGGACTCAACTGGGCGTACATTATCCCCTCGCAGAACCTGATCGCCCTGCGCACGGGCCGCGGCCACAACGCGATGTGGGACGAGGTGCGCACCGGGTTCCTGGAGCGGTTGGGGAGGGTGATGGGGGAGTAA
- a CDS encoding Fic family protein, producing the protein MVMIKYTVPKNWIKYDNSEIQSALVEAESVILALKNIPYQREWVEKLQTIELKREVAGTSRIEGADFTESELDEALRDSPEELFTRSQKQARAAVNTYRWLANVPDERPIDSELIREIHKRIVTGADDDHCEPGALRKSDQNVNFGQPRHRGASGGSECEKAFYEFTDAIIGEFPKHNKIVQALAIHYHLAAMHPFLDGNGRTARAMEALMLQRSGLRDTCFIAMSNYYYDEKIAYLNALADSHQNGHNITPFLIFGLKGLSFQVQRLLKEIKIHVQKAVYRNVMYDLFGRLKTGRRRVIAERQLIILKMLLEKDKLELMILYEAVKANFANLKNPHKAYIRDLNGLLDLGAIKLNIVGDENLVFLLPRLEWPTEITESDFLKRVKTLPKAKTTKFI; encoded by the coding sequence TTGGTTATGATTAAATACACTGTTCCAAAAAACTGGATAAAATACGATAACTCAGAAATACAATCTGCACTGGTTGAGGCAGAGTCGGTAATTCTGGCTTTAAAGAATATTCCCTATCAAAGGGAATGGGTTGAGAAATTACAAACAATAGAGTTGAAGCGTGAAGTGGCTGGTACATCAAGGATTGAAGGTGCGGATTTTACAGAAAGCGAGTTAGATGAAGCGCTAAGGGATTCACCAGAGGAATTGTTTACAAGATCTCAGAAGCAAGCGCGAGCAGCTGTCAATACATACAGGTGGTTAGCCAACGTACCAGATGAGAGGCCAATCGATTCTGAGTTAATAAGGGAGATACATAAAAGAATTGTAACAGGTGCAGATGACGACCATTGTGAACCTGGTGCCCTGAGGAAATCTGATCAAAATGTAAATTTTGGACAGCCTAGGCATAGAGGAGCTTCCGGCGGTTCCGAATGCGAGAAAGCATTCTATGAATTTACAGATGCAATAATAGGTGAATTTCCAAAACACAATAAAATCGTCCAGGCACTTGCAATTCACTATCACTTGGCAGCGATGCATCCATTCCTAGATGGCAACGGGAGAACGGCCAGGGCAATGGAAGCCTTAATGCTGCAGCGATCGGGGCTTAGGGACACATGTTTTATTGCAATGTCTAACTATTACTATGATGAAAAAATTGCATATTTAAACGCATTGGCAGACTCACATCAAAACGGTCACAATATTACTCCTTTCCTGATATTTGGGTTGAAAGGCCTGTCTTTTCAAGTTCAACGCTTGTTGAAGGAGATAAAAATCCATGTGCAAAAGGCTGTTTATAGAAATGTAATGTATGATTTATTTGGAAGACTTAAAACTGGTCGGAGGCGCGTAATAGCTGAAAGGCAATTAATTATTTTAAAAATGCTTCTCGAAAAGGATAAACTGGAATTGATGATATTGTACGAAGCCGTAAAGGCTAATTTTGCTAATTTGAAGAACCCTCACAAAGCATATATTAGGGATTTGAACGGGCTTCTCGATTTAGGGGCCATAAAGTTGAATATAGTAGGGGATGAAAATTTGGTTTTTTTGCTCCCAAGACTTGAATGGCCAACCGAAATTACTGAATCTGATTTTCTCAAAAGGGTCAAGACCTTGCCAAAAGCCAAAACCACAAAATTTATTTAG
- a CDS encoding D-glycerate dehydrogenase: MDKVVVTRRLPGDAVDRLGEKFDVTVSPYERNLSYGELNEICRGAAGAITMLSDRVDREFIESHPELKVVSNYAVGYNNIDLAAAAANGVTVANTPGVLTEATADIAWLLILAVGRRIAEADRYTRAGKFAGWAPELFLGRDIYGATLGIVGMGRIGQATARRALGFEMEILYFSREAKPEVEKQLGARRVELDELMRRADYISLHTPLSRETKHLIDERRIGLMKPTAFLINTARGPVVDESALVRALRNGKISGAGFDVYHDEPVLTPGLTELDNTVLLPHIGSGSHATRRKMAEIAAKNLSSVLEGRTPPHPVSS, from the coding sequence ATGGATAAAGTTGTCGTGACCCGCCGTCTGCCCGGCGATGCTGTCGACCGGCTGGGAGAGAAATTCGACGTAACTGTCAGCCCTTACGAGCGGAATCTCAGCTACGGGGAACTCAACGAGATTTGCCGCGGCGCGGCGGGAGCGATAACCATGCTCAGCGACAGGGTGGACCGGGAGTTTATCGAAAGCCACCCGGAACTGAAGGTTGTTTCCAACTACGCGGTCGGCTACAACAATATCGACCTCGCGGCCGCGGCCGCTAACGGCGTAACCGTCGCAAACACTCCCGGCGTGCTCACCGAGGCCACCGCCGATATCGCCTGGTTACTGATCCTGGCGGTCGGCCGCCGGATAGCCGAGGCCGACCGCTATACCCGCGCGGGCAAATTCGCTGGCTGGGCGCCGGAGCTGTTCCTGGGCCGGGATATCTACGGCGCAACTCTGGGGATAGTCGGGATGGGCCGGATCGGCCAGGCCACGGCGCGCAGGGCGCTGGGCTTCGAGATGGAGATTCTCTATTTCAGCCGTGAGGCCAAACCGGAGGTCGAAAAACAACTGGGCGCCAGGCGGGTGGAGCTGGACGAGTTGATGCGGCGCGCGGACTATATCAGCCTGCACACACCCCTGAGCCGGGAGACGAAACACCTGATCGACGAGCGGAGGATCGGGCTGATGAAACCCACCGCCTTCCTGATCAACACCGCCCGCGGGCCGGTTGTCGACGAGAGTGCTCTGGTGCGGGCGTTACGCAACGGTAAAATCTCCGGGGCCGGGTTCGATGTCTATCACGACGAACCGGTACTGACTCCCGGACTGACCGAGTTGGATAATACCGTCCTGCTGCCCCATATCGGCAGCGGCAGCCATGCAACCAGGCGGAAGATGGCCGAAATCGCCGCGAAGAACCTGAGCTCGGTGCTGGAGGGACGCACCCCGCCGCACCCGGTTAGCAGCTGA
- a CDS encoding MFS transporter, which yields MTPREFPARLTQAQKVRAQRRFLWFASTNALSYAALAESVLVLFALQLGARDWHIGLLTGYVYLALVFVLAGKVLVSRWGAARTHSACWFTRNLVAGSFILAPWLYVNVSPAVGLGWLMVAALVFFIFRAMGLSAENVLINDITGPEDRGRFIARWQGFAYIAMLGMLIGVSFWLGETPEFWRFQWLIGIGCVLGVAASVFMFNVPESAGPRDSSREPLVNTLQTLYGKRRLKRLLVMFAVVYAGIQLLVPFQILAVKNGYGTGDRTTIIFVVLQMLGMVAGSWPVSLMIDRTGPRPILILNVFGLAVLAALWAVSPDTAQLAYTGLLFFLVGWTMVGVFIAGGHYFQNVVPGGSILNMNLLTLVVQGASAGLAGTVIGGGLLELLREFGLGGMEVYRTYFTAVVAVFGLAVVSVIRLQPLTERKVREVVGMMFSPRDWRALVNLQRLSDAPERDESLELIEELGTLGSELGETALVEYLDSPLITVRTAALEALDRIEFGDSTTFRLIEEVKDGEFSTAFMAAEILGRHRVAQAASALREALYSNDFFLEGKAMVALAQLGDTASYGRIAEIFATTYNPRLVIHGARALYYMGEAANVAPLLRKLDPRALPAEHDQIMASAMGLLGWGGQFFRLMTLYNRGAVLGNDMLADDVEKRLLARGEEVDAATREAIKNALEEAAAQTLSGEPAALLALLRLAESKSEHGKLVKNLLEDDAARVRAATQRLRFSLTMLGVYLLVG from the coding sequence ATGACTCCCCGCGAGTTTCCCGCGCGCCTGACACAGGCACAGAAAGTGCGGGCCCAGCGCAGGTTTCTCTGGTTCGCATCGACAAACGCGCTGTCCTACGCCGCCCTGGCCGAGAGCGTGCTGGTCCTGTTCGCCCTCCAGTTGGGTGCGCGCGACTGGCATATCGGCCTGCTGACAGGTTACGTCTACCTCGCGCTGGTGTTCGTGCTGGCGGGCAAGGTGCTGGTGTCGAGGTGGGGGGCGGCGCGCACCCACAGCGCCTGCTGGTTCACCCGCAACCTTGTCGCCGGCTCGTTCATCCTCGCCCCCTGGCTTTACGTCAACGTTTCGCCAGCGGTGGGACTGGGCTGGCTGATGGTGGCCGCCCTGGTGTTCTTCATCTTCCGCGCCATGGGACTCTCGGCGGAAAATGTCCTGATCAATGATATCACCGGCCCCGAGGACCGCGGCCGCTTTATCGCCCGCTGGCAGGGGTTCGCCTATATCGCCATGCTCGGCATGCTCATTGGGGTCAGTTTCTGGCTGGGCGAGACCCCCGAGTTCTGGCGCTTCCAGTGGCTGATCGGAATCGGCTGCGTGCTCGGGGTGGCCGCCAGCGTGTTCATGTTCAACGTCCCCGAAAGCGCAGGCCCCCGCGATTCGAGCCGCGAGCCGCTGGTCAACACCCTGCAGACTCTTTACGGCAAACGTAGGCTGAAAAGGCTGCTGGTGATGTTCGCCGTGGTCTACGCCGGCATCCAGCTGCTGGTGCCGTTCCAGATCCTGGCGGTCAAGAACGGCTACGGGACCGGCGACCGCACCACCATCATTTTCGTGGTGCTGCAGATGCTGGGGATGGTGGCCGGGAGCTGGCCCGTGTCGCTGATGATCGACCGTACCGGCCCGCGCCCGATCCTGATCCTCAACGTGTTCGGCTTGGCCGTGCTGGCCGCGCTCTGGGCCGTCTCGCCGGACACCGCCCAGCTGGCCTATACGGGCTTGTTGTTCTTCCTGGTCGGCTGGACCATGGTCGGCGTGTTTATCGCCGGCGGGCACTACTTCCAGAACGTGGTCCCCGGCGGCAGCATCCTCAACATGAACCTGCTCACGCTGGTGGTGCAGGGTGCCTCGGCCGGCCTGGCCGGCACCGTGATCGGCGGCGGACTGCTGGAGCTGCTGCGCGAGTTCGGGCTGGGCGGGATGGAGGTCTACCGCACCTATTTCACCGCCGTGGTGGCCGTGTTCGGCCTGGCCGTGGTGAGCGTGATCCGGCTCCAGCCGCTGACCGAGCGCAAGGTGCGCGAGGTGGTCGGGATGATGTTCTCGCCGCGCGACTGGCGCGCCCTGGTCAACCTCCAGCGCTTGAGCGACGCGCCGGAGCGCGACGAGAGCCTGGAGCTGATCGAGGAACTGGGTACCCTGGGCAGCGAGCTGGGCGAGACCGCGCTGGTGGAGTATCTCGACAGCCCGCTGATCACTGTGCGCACCGCGGCGCTGGAGGCCCTCGACCGGATCGAGTTCGGCGATTCCACCACGTTCCGGCTGATCGAGGAGGTTAAGGACGGTGAGTTCAGCACCGCCTTCATGGCCGCCGAGATCCTGGGCCGCCACCGGGTGGCCCAGGCGGCCAGCGCCCTGCGCGAGGCGCTCTACAGTAACGATTTCTTCCTGGAGGGCAAGGCGATGGTGGCCCTGGCCCAACTGGGAGACACGGCCAGCTACGGCCGGATTGCCGAGATATTCGCCACCACCTATAACCCGCGGCTGGTGATCCACGGGGCGCGGGCGCTGTACTACATGGGCGAGGCCGCCAACGTGGCCCCGCTGCTGCGAAAGCTCGACCCGCGCGCCCTGCCCGCCGAGCACGACCAGATCATGGCCAGCGCGATGGGCCTGCTGGGCTGGGGCGGGCAGTTTTTCCGGCTGATGACGCTCTACAACCGCGGCGCCGTGCTGGGCAACGACATGCTGGCCGACGACGTGGAGAAGCGGCTGCTGGCGCGCGGGGAGGAAGTTGATGCCGCCACGCGCGAGGCGATAAAAAACGCGCTGGAGGAGGCCGCCGCGCAGACGCTCTCCGGCGAACCGGCGGCGCTGTTGGCCCTACTACGCCTGGCAGAAAGCAAGAGCGAACACGGAAAACTAGTAAAAAACCTGCTGGAGGACGACGCGGCGCGGGTGCGCGCGGCCACCCAGCGTCTGCGGTTCAGCCTGACCATGCTGGGGGTTTATCTGCTGGTGGGGTGA
- the rpe gene encoding ribulose-phosphate 3-epimerase produces the protein MNVRIHPSILNADHDNMRSEFELIEAAGVEGIHLDIMDGRFVPPVTFEIETIHRYTAICDLQFDAHLMIVQPEKYVDGYIDAGCSLVNFHLEVTADAPRLIDYLHAKGIQAGVTINPNTPVDEMISVAHLVDLVLFMSVYPGYGGQRFIPDVLDKVRAFKRHCTEHELDPLIQIDGGINPVTAPLTAAAGVNTLVAGTFIFRSDDYAERIGDLRKSCADMEPDW, from the coding sequence ATGAACGTACGCATCCATCCCTCGATCCTCAACGCCGACCACGACAACATGCGCTCCGAGTTCGAGCTGATCGAGGCGGCGGGCGTGGAGGGCATCCACCTGGATATCATGGACGGCCGGTTCGTGCCGCCGGTCACCTTCGAGATCGAAACTATCCACCGCTATACGGCCATCTGCGACCTGCAGTTCGACGCCCACCTGATGATTGTCCAGCCGGAGAAGTATGTGGACGGCTATATCGACGCCGGCTGCTCGCTGGTCAATTTCCATCTCGAAGTCACCGCCGATGCTCCGCGGCTGATCGACTACCTGCACGCCAAGGGTATCCAGGCCGGGGTGACTATCAACCCCAACACGCCTGTCGACGAGATGATCTCGGTGGCCCATCTGGTGGACCTCGTGCTGTTCATGAGTGTCTATCCGGGCTACGGCGGCCAGCGGTTTATCCCGGACGTGCTGGACAAGGTGCGCGCGTTCAAACGCCATTGCACCGAGCACGAGCTGGACCCGCTGATCCAGATTGACGGCGGTATCAATCCCGTGACCGCGCCGCTGACGGCCGCCGCCGGAGTCAACACGCTGGTGGCCGGGACATTCATTTTCCGGAGCGATGATTACGCCGAGCGGATCGGGGACCTGCGTAAATCCTGTGCGGATATGGAACCGGACTGGTAA
- a CDS encoding lipoate--protein ligase family protein — MSAAGSPCRTMAMKRTEPASCESGCKVTRPANIAPVFFSAYLIDMAHWRFIDSGACEAAFNMALDEVLLGKVAAGQSPPVLRVYRWSRPSVSLGYHQQAARELDLELCRSRGIDVVRRPTGGRSVYHDTELTYSLAAPGGIELPGHSVSHSSAAIAGALRGSLELLGAVTDSPEMVNPSAAERGAAGMRNPCFTSAARHEVSLGGRKLVGSAQFRLPGGAAFLQQGSLLLANCQDKLAGLKPVGLEDDQREALATNLRAAVTSLTDILGREVGYAETAAAIRGGFADHFGVELHDSAPEPHELRMAEYLADKRYRSEDWLTGSGQRANFGEQIIG, encoded by the coding sequence ATGTCTGCTGCCGGATCGCCTTGCCGGACGATGGCGATGAAGAGAACTGAACCTGCTTCTTGCGAAAGCGGCTGCAAAGTTACCCGGCCGGCGAACATTGCGCCGGTCTTTTTTTCAGCTTATTTAATTGACATGGCGCACTGGCGTTTTATCGACAGCGGAGCCTGCGAGGCCGCGTTCAACATGGCGCTCGACGAGGTCCTGCTGGGCAAGGTGGCGGCCGGGCAGAGCCCGCCCGTGCTGCGGGTATACCGCTGGAGCAGGCCCTCGGTCAGCCTGGGCTACCATCAGCAGGCCGCGCGGGAACTGGACCTGGAGCTCTGCCGCAGCCGCGGAATCGATGTGGTCCGCAGGCCCACCGGCGGGCGCAGTGTCTATCACGACACCGAGCTGACTTACAGCCTGGCCGCGCCCGGCGGCATCGAATTGCCGGGCCATTCCGTGTCCCATAGTTCGGCGGCGATCGCCGGGGCGCTCCGCGGGTCGCTGGAACTGCTGGGAGCGGTAACCGACAGTCCGGAAATGGTGAATCCCTCCGCTGCCGAACGCGGCGCCGCCGGGATGCGCAATCCGTGTTTCACCAGCGCGGCCCGTCACGAAGTCTCTCTCGGCGGCCGGAAGCTGGTGGGCAGCGCACAGTTCAGGCTGCCGGGCGGCGCGGCTTTCCTCCAGCAGGGCTCGCTGCTGCTGGCCAACTGCCAGGACAAGCTGGCCGGGCTGAAGCCCGTTGGGCTTGAAGATGACCAGCGTGAAGCACTGGCAACAAACTTGCGCGCCGCGGTGACTTCGCTGACCGATATCCTGGGCCGCGAGGTGGGCTACGCGGAAACCGCGGCGGCCATCCGCGGCGGGTTCGCCGACCATTTCGGGGTGGAGCTGCACGATAGCGCACCGGAGCCGCACGAACTCAGGATGGCCGAATACCTGGCGGACAAGCGTTATCGAAGTGAGGACTGGCTCACCGGCAGCGGACAACGGGCTAATTTCGGTGAACAGATTATCGGTTGA
- a CDS encoding TIM barrel protein translates to MIEPVEQYLRLGLVHFMAFPQVMRDETALLPTVEQIAHIPDFRCIEIKLVENERLLEPLKRLLESSMLDLGLAAQPSILAGGFDPGSEDKAARERVLDLLQRHVDQAIELGAESVAMLSGPDPGDKKRSGSLQRTADLIAELCAYSQSRNGPKIILEVFDRKIDKKALVGPAETALHLCELVYARGADNFGVCVDLSHLPLLGETPEQAIFPVQDYLASAHLGNAVLLEGHPLYGDQHPGFGNPAGANRVDQTRDFINTLKNTGFLNRKRPPMVSFEVKPSDGEKSETVIAAALRVFRRAWAKA, encoded by the coding sequence ATGATCGAACCTGTCGAACAGTACCTCCGGCTGGGGCTCGTCCATTTCATGGCGTTCCCGCAGGTGATGCGGGACGAGACGGCGCTGCTGCCCACTGTGGAGCAGATTGCCCACATCCCCGATTTCCGCTGTATCGAAATCAAGCTGGTGGAGAACGAGCGCCTGCTGGAGCCGCTCAAGCGCCTGCTGGAGAGTTCGATGCTCGATCTCGGCCTGGCGGCCCAGCCGTCGATCCTGGCCGGCGGGTTCGATCCCGGCTCGGAGGACAAGGCGGCCCGCGAGCGGGTGCTGGATCTTCTGCAGCGTCACGTGGACCAGGCAATCGAACTGGGCGCGGAGAGCGTCGCCATGCTCAGCGGACCCGATCCCGGTGATAAAAAGCGCTCCGGCAGCCTTCAGCGCACCGCCGACCTGATCGCCGAACTCTGCGCCTACAGCCAGTCCAGGAACGGGCCGAAAATCATCCTCGAGGTGTTCGACCGGAAGATCGACAAGAAAGCGCTGGTGGGTCCCGCCGAGACTGCGCTGCACCTGTGCGAACTGGTTTACGCCCGGGGCGCGGACAATTTCGGCGTGTGCGTCGACCTCAGCCACCTTCCGCTGCTGGGCGAAACTCCGGAACAGGCGATTTTTCCGGTGCAGGACTACCTGGCCAGCGCCCACCTGGGTAACGCGGTCCTGCTGGAGGGGCACCCGCTCTACGGCGACCAGCACCCCGGCTTCGGCAACCCCGCCGGGGCCAACCGGGTCGATCAGACACGGGACTTTATCAATACCCTCAAGAATACCGGCTTCCTCAACCGCAAAAGGCCGCCGATGGTTTCATTCGAGGTCAAACCGTCGGATGGCGAGAAGAGCGAAACCGTGATCGCCGCCGCGCTGAGAGTGTTTCGCAGGGCCTGGGCCAAGGCCTAG
- a CDS encoding DUF89 family protein produces MRTYLDCIPCFVRQSLEAARLASDDENLHRKILERALKTAAAWDYSIPPPGLGQGVHRAIRELSGVDDPYGETKTRFTGYLMELVPELEQRVARADDPFLAALKLAVAGNVIDFGINIHLTRSDIDRAVESALAWEPDRESVEAFRNALAASAKILYAGDNAGEIVFDKLFIRWINELFAPVEVTFVARGCPILNDVTLEDSRRAGIEEVARLIDNGSDAPGCLLDDCSAEFHAALDEAGMVISKGQGNYETLSEIPHQTFFLLKAKCSCIALDIGVAEGDLILLHKPPDKTGNPA; encoded by the coding sequence ATGCGAACCTACCTCGATTGTATCCCCTGTTTCGTGCGTCAGTCGCTGGAAGCCGCCCGGCTGGCGAGCGATGACGAGAACCTGCACCGCAAAATACTCGAACGCGCCCTCAAGACAGCAGCGGCCTGGGACTACTCGATCCCGCCGCCGGGGCTTGGTCAGGGTGTCCACCGGGCGATCCGCGAGCTGAGCGGGGTCGATGACCCCTACGGTGAGACCAAGACCAGGTTCACCGGCTACCTGATGGAACTGGTTCCCGAATTGGAACAGCGGGTGGCCCGGGCTGACGACCCATTCCTGGCCGCGCTGAAACTGGCCGTGGCCGGCAACGTGATCGATTTCGGGATCAATATCCACCTCACCCGCTCCGATATCGACCGGGCGGTGGAAAGCGCTCTGGCCTGGGAGCCGGACCGGGAGAGCGTCGAGGCATTCAGGAACGCGCTGGCCGCCTCTGCAAAAATCCTCTACGCCGGGGACAACGCCGGCGAGATCGTGTTCGACAAGCTGTTCATCCGCTGGATAAACGAGCTGTTCGCGCCGGTGGAGGTCACGTTTGTCGCCCGCGGCTGCCCGATCCTGAACGACGTGACCCTCGAAGACTCCCGTCGCGCGGGAATCGAGGAAGTGGCGAGGCTGATCGACAACGGCTCCGACGCTCCGGGCTGCCTGCTGGACGACTGCTCGGCGGAGTTCCACGCCGCCCTCGATGAGGCCGGCATGGTGATCAGCAAAGGCCAGGGCAACTACGAAACGCTCAGCGAAATACCCCATCAGACATTTTTCCTGCTCAAGGCCAAGTGCTCCTGTATCGCGCTCGATATCGGCGTGGCCGAGGGCGACCTGATCCTCCTGCACAAGCCGCCGGATAAAACCGGTAATCCCGCTTAA